One Nostoc punctiforme PCC 73102 DNA window includes the following coding sequences:
- the ggt gene encoding gamma-glutamyltransferase, with protein sequence MLTVVKPKRVALAIFSFTLVVYSQVASAALTLPLRSKKGMVASAHPLASEAGILMLRKGGNAVDAAVATTFAISVVEPFSAGIGGGGFLLMHSEKTGDMKALDFRERAPLKATKKMYLDAEGKVRPNASINGYLAVATPGTVAGLYEVHRRYGKLPWQEVMKPAITLAKDGFIVSDVVNWRSLQANDSRKEAVLNNPAAREIFTHNGEFYKPGEKLVQRDLARTLTAVAENPQSFYTGSIARAIASDMVKNGGLITLEDLKAYKPIWRTPICGNFRKAKVCSMPPPSSGGVHLLQILNIIGDTDLKSLGWHHPDAIHLMVEAMKIAYADRSEYLGDPDFVKVPVQELLSPAYAKQRRQEINMQVARPSTKVKPVDRKTLQRFSQANNRSLGENTIPLSHQSLKLHATRYESTETSHLTVVDEERNAVSLTFTINLSFGAGVVTPGTGIILNNEMDDFAAAPGVPNAFGLVGNDANSIAPRKTPLSSMTPTIVTENGHFRMAAGAPGGSTIITQVLQVILNVLEYNMNVGAAVSVPRIHHQWLPDELRVEPWGLDALTLEELRRRGHKIKESTPWGNGNAIAVTSDGTLEGAADPRGEGSPRGL encoded by the coding sequence ATGCTTACTGTTGTTAAACCCAAGCGAGTTGCGCTCGCAATTTTTTCTTTCACCCTCGTTGTTTACAGCCAAGTTGCATCAGCCGCCCTAACTTTACCCCTACGCAGTAAAAAGGGAATGGTGGCTTCAGCTCATCCCTTAGCAAGTGAAGCGGGAATTTTAATGTTACGCAAAGGTGGTAATGCAGTAGATGCAGCTGTCGCCACAACTTTTGCAATCTCTGTAGTTGAGCCTTTTTCAGCCGGAATCGGCGGCGGCGGATTTTTGCTGATGCACTCTGAGAAAACTGGCGATATGAAAGCGCTAGATTTCCGCGAACGCGCACCCTTGAAAGCCACAAAAAAGATGTATTTAGATGCAGAAGGAAAGGTGCGTCCCAATGCAAGTATTAATGGTTATTTGGCAGTAGCGACACCAGGAACGGTGGCGGGACTTTATGAAGTGCATCGTCGCTATGGTAAACTTCCTTGGCAAGAGGTGATGAAACCTGCGATCACACTCGCTAAAGATGGCTTTATAGTTAGCGATGTGGTAAATTGGCGTTCTCTGCAAGCAAACGATTCCCGTAAGGAAGCAGTTCTCAACAATCCAGCCGCACGGGAAATTTTCACTCACAACGGTGAATTTTATAAACCAGGGGAGAAACTGGTGCAGCGTGATTTGGCACGCACTTTAACAGCAGTTGCCGAAAATCCCCAAAGTTTTTACACCGGAAGTATTGCTCGTGCGATCGCTTCTGATATGGTAAAAAATGGTGGTTTAATTACTTTAGAAGACCTGAAAGCCTACAAACCAATCTGGCGGACTCCTATTTGTGGCAATTTTCGCAAAGCTAAAGTTTGCTCAATGCCACCCCCATCATCGGGAGGCGTTCACCTATTGCAGATTTTAAATATTATTGGTGACACTGATTTAAAATCTTTGGGATGGCATCATCCTGACGCTATTCACCTAATGGTAGAGGCAATGAAAATTGCTTACGCCGATCGCTCAGAATATTTAGGCGATCCTGATTTTGTCAAAGTTCCTGTACAAGAACTACTCAGTCCAGCTTACGCCAAACAACGCCGTCAAGAAATTAATATGCAAGTGGCTAGACCCTCGACCAAGGTCAAGCCAGTAGATAGAAAGACACTACAACGTTTTAGTCAGGCTAATAATCGGAGTTTAGGAGAAAATACCATTCCTTTATCTCATCAATCTCTTAAACTACACGCGACGCGGTATGAATCCACTGAAACCAGTCATCTTACTGTTGTGGATGAAGAACGCAACGCTGTAAGTCTGACTTTCACCATTAACCTCAGTTTTGGTGCTGGTGTGGTGACACCGGGAACTGGAATTATCCTCAACAATGAGATGGATGATTTTGCTGCTGCGCCAGGAGTGCCTAACGCCTTTGGTTTAGTTGGTAACGATGCCAACAGCATTGCACCCCGCAAAACTCCCCTATCCAGCATGACTCCCACAATTGTCACAGAAAATGGTCATTTTCGGATGGCAGCAGGTGCGCCTGGTGGTAGCACCATCATCACTCAGGTTTTGCAAGTCATCCTAAATGTGCTGGAATACAACATGAATGTTGGTGCAGCTGTTTCTGTTCCACGCATACATCATCAATGGCTTCCAGATGAGTTGCGCGTAGAACCTTGGGGTTTGGATGCTTTGACTCTAGAAGAATTACGCCGTCGGGGGCATAAAATTAAGGAAAGTACTCCTTGGGGTAATGGTAATGCGATCGCGGTTACATCTGATGGAACTCTAGAAGGCGCGGCAGATCCTCGCGGTGAAGGTTCCCCCAGAGGTCTATGA
- a CDS encoding DUF1802 family protein: protein MLMELTTTSHALKEWAVAVNALESGKTIMLLRKGGIHERNGNFQVAHKQILLYPTYEHQQAFMLKPEYANRVYPVTSGWHPETVRIGSWAEITDILPISDEFLVNALLPFHIWNEHFISDRLKWKPRQPLYILLLRTYKLTQDQEIPYHPKYGGCKSWIDLDQSINLQETTPALSDFAYTQLVQTIRGIVGDKMARKIDMLNYNSTFS from the coding sequence ATGCTGATGGAATTGACTACAACTTCTCATGCTCTCAAAGAATGGGCAGTCGCCGTAAATGCTTTGGAAAGTGGCAAAACAATTATGTTGCTCCGCAAAGGGGGTATTCATGAACGAAATGGAAATTTCCAAGTTGCCCATAAGCAAATTTTGCTTTACCCTACTTATGAACATCAACAAGCTTTCATGCTAAAACCTGAGTATGCTAATCGTGTTTATCCAGTAACATCAGGTTGGCATCCAGAGACAGTTCGCATCGGCAGTTGGGCTGAGATTACAGATATTTTGCCAATTAGTGACGAATTTCTTGTCAACGCCTTGCTTCCGTTCCATATTTGGAATGAGCATTTTATTAGCGATCGCCTTAAATGGAAACCACGTCAGCCCCTTTATATTCTCCTCCTGCGGACATATAAACTAACCCAAGACCAAGAAATTCCTTATCATCCTAAATACGGTGGTTGCAAATCATGGATTGATTTAGATCAATCCATTAACTTGCAAGAAACGACACCAGCCTTGTCTGACTTTGCATACACCCAATTAGTACAGACAATTCGCGGCATTGTCGGCGACAAAATGGCCAGAAAGATTGACATGCTCAATTACAACTCGACCTTTAGCTAA